TACTCAACAATTTCCAGCCCCGTCTCCCCCTTAGGGACCTGTGGCCGGACAGAGCCTGAACTTTGGTTCTTGCGGACCTGGCAGTAAAAGGTGTACATTATGTACATGAGCGAAAATTTTCCTCTCACCCCAGACCAAAGCCATGAGTCGGACTCCATGTCGGTGGCACAGGCCCGGGAACATTTCCCCTCCCTCCTGGAGGCCGCCGAAGGGGGGATGGAGACGGTCATTGCGCGTCGTGGAAAACCGATCGCGTTGCTCGGCCCCCTCTCGTTGCGTCGACCTCGGCGCCAGGTTTCCCTGGATTCCTTGATCGGATCCGGCACCGGGCTTTGGGGGGAACGAGCGGGTCGGTGGGTGGCTGTGCAGCGCGAAGAATGGGACTGACCAATGGAGTCATCCTCGCTTTTGGCGAATCTCCCGCTGCATTCCCTGTTGGTGTTGGATACCGCCCCGGTGATCTACTTGCTGGAAGGAAACCCCAATCACCTTCCCACCTTCCTTCCGCTGTTTCGTGCCGCCGAACGGGGTGAAGTCCGGATTCTGGTGACCCCGATCACGGTGGCGGAAGTCCTGGCCGGTCCGCTCAAGGCTGGCAAAGATGCCCTGGCCGAGCGATACGAGGCGGCGCTTCGAGAGGGACTAGGGTGGAAGGTCGTCGATTTGACGGCGGATACCGCCGCCCGTGCCGCCCGTTTGCGCATCCGGTACAAGCTCAAACTGCCGGACGCCCTCCAGTTGGCCTCCACCCTCGCGCACAATGCCACGGCGCTGGTCACCCACGATCGCGATTTCGGTCAAGCCACCCAGGAGGTGAACATCCTGGGGTTGGGGGCGGCTAGGGCCTGTTGAGACGCATCGACTTCCTGCAAGCGGCAAGAGCATCGAGCCCGAGCGCAGAATCGGGACAGGATTTGGCAAGGAAAGGTTTGGCGGAATCCAACTTCCCATCCAAGACCAAAGCCATCCCTTCCAGGGTCGCGATCGACGCATCCTCGGGCCACCTGGTCCTGGCCATTCGCGCCCACGACCTGGTGGAGAACGTGTCGCGCATTCCCTCGAGGGCATCGAAGCCCAGGTACCAGCACGACTGCTGAGCTGAATCCGCCTTGACACATTCCGACGCCATCCGGAAGGCGCTCGCGTAGACCTTCCAGCGATCGTTGGTGTCCAGTCGCGCGTGGGCGGCGATGCGCAGATGCCCCAGCGCCGCGAATTCCATGGTGGAATCGGCCGGGTACCAGCAGGATTTCTTGAGCGTGTCCAGGGCCCGGAAGATGGCCGTGTCGGAACGCGTGTCGTGCTTGGCCAAAAACAGGGTGGCCTGCTGCCGTTGGCATTCGTCGAGGTTCGTTCCGGCGGAACGCTTGAGGCTCCAGGCGGAATCGAACTTGGCAGCCGAAACGAGATCGGCGATGTCCGACTGGGTGGAATCGGCTCGCCAGCAACCGCGCACGTACATGCCCAGGCCGACGACCAGGAGAACGAGGATCGGAATCCGCAGTTTTCGGATCAAGTCGATGAGGAAGGTCAATAGCATGGGTGGGGATCTGATTTCAGGAAAATGGAAGCTGCCCTGCTGGGACGGAAAATGTCACAGCAGGGCGATGTGCCCGTTGCCGGGCTTCGATCAGTGGCGGAAGTGGCGCATTCCCGTGAAGGCCATGGCGATGCCGAGCTCGTCGCACTTGGCGACCGAGTCCGCGTCGCGCAAGGATCCGCCCGGTTGCACGATGTACTTGAGGCCGAATTCGTGGGCGGCTTCGACGTTGTCCGGGAACGGGAAGAACGCATCCGAGCAGAGCACCATTTCGGAGATGGTGGCCGGAACATCCGCACCGGGCATTTCGCGGGAGAGCCAGTCCTTCACGCGAGGCTGGGCGAGCTTCTGGTTGGAGTCGATGCGGTTGGGTTGGCCCATGCCCGCTCCCACCAGCGTGAACTGGCCCGGAGCGTATTCGCAGCCGATCGCGATGGAGTTGGACTTGAGGTGC
This DNA window, taken from Fibrobacterota bacterium, encodes the following:
- a CDS encoding type II toxin-antitoxin system VapC family toxin: MESSSLLANLPLHSLLVLDTAPVIYLLEGNPNHLPTFLPLFRAAERGEVRILVTPITVAEVLAGPLKAGKDALAERYEAALREGLGWKVVDLTADTAARAARLRIRYKLKLPDALQLASTLAHNATALVTHDRDFGQATQEVNILGLGAARAC
- a CDS encoding type II toxin-antitoxin system Phd/YefM family antitoxin, with protein sequence MSENFPLTPDQSHESDSMSVAQAREHFPSLLEAAEGGMETVIARRGKPIALLGPLSLRRPRRQVSLDSLIGSGTGLWGERAGRWVAVQREEWD